One Chiloscyllium plagiosum isolate BGI_BamShark_2017 chromosome 12, ASM401019v2, whole genome shotgun sequence DNA window includes the following coding sequences:
- the LOC122555294 gene encoding type 2 lactosamine alpha-2,3-sialyltransferase-like isoform X2, which translates to MERRVFEHPLSKNTTPFLCYSDITYKRWPAKTISVPEILPFGTLSSERHFQAALKVLKDCGLPQNLKNLSCLNCIVVGNGGILRNKTLGKKIDSYDVVIRLNSGPVNGYEDDVGSKTTFRFCYPESIFSDYSQYDADTTLVFVAFKAIDLRWLKEVLLKQRVSMRGFWKKTPTNLIYKNSQIRILKPSVVQKAAFDLLKLPTVVRWPKMMYHNITAEQMLLKKLKSSNTIFDLTGNF; encoded by the exons ATGGAAAGAAGAGTGTTTGAGCATCCACT GTCCAAAAACACAACCCCTTTCTTGTGTTACTCGGACATCACCTATAAAAGATGGCCTGCTAAAACAATATCCGTTCCAGAGATCCTGCCATTTGGCACCCTGAGCTCAG AAAGACATTTCCAAGCAGCACTTAAAGTTTTGAAGGACTGTGGTCTTCCACAAAACTTGAAGAA CCTATCATGCCTAAATTGCATTGTGGTTGGCAATGGAGGAATACTTCGAAACAAGACGTTAGGGAAAAAAATTGATTCCTATGATGTTGTCATAAG ATTAAATAGTGGGCCTGTGAATGGATATGAAGATGATGTTGGGAGCAAAACAACATTTAGATTCTGTTATCCAGAATCTATTTTCTCTGACTACAGCCAGTATGATGCTGACACAACGTTGGTTTTTGTTGCGTTTAAGGCAATAGACTTACGATGGTTGAAGGAGGTGCTCttaaagcagagagtg tCCATGCGTGGCTTCTGGAAAAAAACACCTACAAATCTAATTTACAAAAATAGTCAAATAAGGATATTAAAACCTTCTGTAGTCCAAAAAGCAGCTTTTGATTTATTAAAACTGCCCACAGTTGTGCGTTGGCCTAAG atgatgtaTCACAACATTACTGCTGAACAAATGCTTCTGAAGAAGCTGAAATCATCTAATACAATTTTTGATTTGACTGGAAATTTTTGA
- the LOC122555294 gene encoding type 2 lactosamine alpha-2,3-sialyltransferase-like isoform X1, with protein sequence MERRVFEHPLSKNTTPFLCYSDITYKRWPAKTISVPEILPFGTLSSERHFQAALKVLKDCGLPQNLKNLSCLNCIVVGNGGILRNKTLGKKIDSYDVVIRLNSGPVNGYEDDVGSKTTFRFCYPESIFSDYSQYDADTTLVFVAFKAIDLRWLKEVLLKQRVSMRGFWKKTPTNLIYKNSQIRILKPSVVQKAAFDLLKLPTVVRWPKPPQYPTTGIIAIAMALTMCDKVHIAGFKYDIHNPNGTLHYYGNDTMSAMRKMMYHNITAEQMLLKKLKSSNTIFDLTGNF encoded by the exons ATGGAAAGAAGAGTGTTTGAGCATCCACT GTCCAAAAACACAACCCCTTTCTTGTGTTACTCGGACATCACCTATAAAAGATGGCCTGCTAAAACAATATCCGTTCCAGAGATCCTGCCATTTGGCACCCTGAGCTCAG AAAGACATTTCCAAGCAGCACTTAAAGTTTTGAAGGACTGTGGTCTTCCACAAAACTTGAAGAA CCTATCATGCCTAAATTGCATTGTGGTTGGCAATGGAGGAATACTTCGAAACAAGACGTTAGGGAAAAAAATTGATTCCTATGATGTTGTCATAAG ATTAAATAGTGGGCCTGTGAATGGATATGAAGATGATGTTGGGAGCAAAACAACATTTAGATTCTGTTATCCAGAATCTATTTTCTCTGACTACAGCCAGTATGATGCTGACACAACGTTGGTTTTTGTTGCGTTTAAGGCAATAGACTTACGATGGTTGAAGGAGGTGCTCttaaagcagagagtg tCCATGCGTGGCTTCTGGAAAAAAACACCTACAAATCTAATTTACAAAAATAGTCAAATAAGGATATTAAAACCTTCTGTAGTCCAAAAAGCAGCTTTTGATTTATTAAAACTGCCCACAGTTGTGCGTTGGCCTAAG CCGCCACAGTATCCAACAACTGGAATTATTGCAATAGCTATGGCACTTACTATGTGTGATAAAGTTCACATAGCTGGCTTTAAATATGACATCCATAATCCTAATGGCACTTTGCATTATTATGGCAATGATACTATGTCCGCCATGAGAAAG atgatgtaTCACAACATTACTGCTGAACAAATGCTTCTGAAGAAGCTGAAATCATCTAATACAATTTTTGATTTGACTGGAAATTTTTGA